TGCAGGTGGAAGTGCCCGCACAGGATGAGCTGGACATCGGTCCCACGGATCGCTTCGGCTAGCTCTGCGCTGTTGTGCAGGCCGAGCGCCCGCTGGACGTCGACGTCCAGGGCAACCGGCGGGTGATGGAAGGCCAGGACAGTGCCCAGGGGCGCCGGGCTGGCAAGTAGTTCGCGGAGCCAGTTGAGTTGGCCGGCGTCGAGTCGACCGTAACCCTTGCCCGGAACGAGCGTGTCCAGCGTGATCAGTCGCCATCCGTGGACGGTGGTTGCCGCCGCGCGCTCCCCGGCAGCGCCCTCGTACACCACCTCGGGCTGAACGTGGCCGCTGCCGAGCACGTCGGCAAATGCGGTGCGCTCGTCGTGGTTACCGGTCGTGTAGAAGACGTTCGCCCCTCGCCGGCTCGCGTAGCCGGACAGGAGGTCATGTGCCCGCGTGTACGCCTCGTGAGAGCCGTCGTCCGCGACGTCGCCGGTGACCACCACTGCGTCGAGGTCGTCCAATTGACCTAGTTCGCCCAGCAGACGGACGAGTGCCGCAGTGCCATCGGCCCCGTCCTCGTCGGGGCCGCCGGACCGGTCCAGGTGGGTGTCCGAGAGATGCAAGATCCGCATCGTCCGACGTTAACCTCCGGCACCGGCGCCGACCATGGCCTTTCTCGCCACGCGACCCCCTTCACGGGCTCCTGGCTGCCCCGGCGCATCGAATCGAATGGCGGCAGGGCTGGGTGCTGCCGGAAACGCTGAACAACTGCTGCCCATTTCCCGCCCGGCGGGACAGGACCCCAGGTCGCTGGTCCCAGGCGTGGGAAGCGACCGCACACGGCGCCCCGCGGCGGCGGCCCGGAACGCAGCATCAGCTGTCCTCGAACCACGGGGGGCCGGGCCTCGCCCCGGCCCCGCCACCCCGTCGAAAGGCTCCGTGATGAACCGCCGACTCACTCTGCGCTCCATCGGCCCCGCCGCACTGGCGATGGCAGCCGCAGCCGCCCTGACCGTGACCACCGCGCCGGCCGCGCATGCCGTCGGTGAAAACCCCAAATGCACCGTGAACTGGGCCAACTTCCAGGCCACGGTGAGCCGGAACGGATGGAACCTGCGCACCGGCCCGTCCACCGCCTACGCCAGCCGCGGCTACCTGTTCCGGGGCGACAAGCTCACCGTGCTGTGCAGCCGCGGCAGCTGGGACTACAGCCAGCTCTCCCAGCGCTCCAAGTCCGGCATCCCCAAGGGCACCCGGGGCTGGGTACGCGAAGACGGCCTGGCCCATCTGGGCGGCTGAAAACGCCGCAGGGCCAGGACCCCCGGGTGCACACCACGTCAGGTGGCAGACGATTGGTTGAGGCGCTGCTCCTGGGATGGCATCGAGTCCCACTCGGTGTACGCGCCGTCGCGCGTCACCATGAACAACGGGCGTGATCGCAGGACCTGCCCGACTCGCTGCCCGCGCACGATGACCCCGGGATCATCCGGCCCTGCATAGCCCTCGGGCGTGTAGCGACAGAGCACGTCCTTTGCCTCGGCGTAGGCGATGGCGTCGCGCTCCAGCTCCGGCAGGTCTCTTCCGACCAGCGGGATCCCGTCGTAGGCGACCTGGGGACCGTGCGCGGCGTCGACAGCGATGCAGAACAGCCCCACAGCTTGGCTCACGTAGGCCACGACGGCAGGCGGTGAAGCAGCCGCCCCGCGGCGACGGACCTCGACCTTCCACGTCGGCGAGAAGACCGCGTGGTGTCGCGGACAGTCGCTGACCGCCGTCCGGCCGAGTATCTCGGCTGCCTCGACCACGTCGTCGACGGCCATGCCGAACCGGAGCGGTCCGACGCCGACAGCCGACGTATAGGACCACTCGCCCCGTTCGGCGGCTTCGAAATCCGCTCCGCTCGCGAACGCCATGGTCCCCCCTGAAGACGCCTGAGACGTGTTGCCGCCCATCATGTCAACCGTCGACCGGCATACCGCCGGGCGCGAGCACGCCGGTGGACTCAGCGATCGCCCACGGCGACGGCTGGAGGCCGGCGGGGCCGTGGGGCGGACCGGCGAGGGGGAACACCGCGCCAGAGGCTGCATCCGGGCGTGCGGTGCCGACCGCTGCCGGGGACACGGTGTTGAGGGCTGCCCGGGCGGCCTGTTGGGGTGTGCCACCAGCGGCCCTACCCCCTAGTGCCGCTGCCACCACCGCCCGCACGGCGTGCATCCCTGACGAGACCGTCGTGCGGGCGGCCCACTCGCGAACCCCCGACTTCCCCCCTTGCAGAGGCAGGCTGGCGATGGCCCACGCGCAGGTTGGCGACGCTCCCCGCACCACCACGGCTTTCGACCTCGCGTCCCAGCCGCCCCCACCCCGCATCCAGGCCGGCACCGCGAAGCCGCCGCGCACTGCGCCGACGTTCCGCGCGGTGCTGCGCCACCGCTCGTGCGGCCGCCTGCTGATCGCCTCGGTGGCCGGGCGGATGGCCCTGGGCATGGTGCCGGTCGCGCTGATCCTCACCGCGCAAAGGGATGGCCACAGCCTGGCCACCGCAGGCCTGCTGGCCGCGCTCTACGGCCTGTGCCCGGCCCTCGGCCTGCCCCTGCTCGGAAGACTGGCCGACCAGCGCGGCCTGCCCCTGCCCTGCCACCTGGGCGCCGCCCTGGTCACCACCGCCCTGGGCTGCCTGGCGCTCGCGGGCACCTCACACCTGCCCCTGGCCGCCGTGTGTGTCGTGCTGGCCGGAGCCGGATGCCCGCCGCTGGAAGGGGCTTTGAGATCGCTGTGGCCCACCGTGCTGCCCGACGCCGCGCACGTGCGCACCGCCTACACCCTGGACTCCTCCACCCAGGAGATCGTCTACGTCGCCGGGCCCGCCCTCGCCGTCGCCACCGCCACCTGCCTGTCTCCGGCGGCGGCCCTCGCCCTCGCCGCCGCCCTCACCCTGGCCGGCTCCCTGACGTTCGCCACCGCCCGCCCCGCCCGCACCTGGCGCGCCGTGCCCCGCCCCCGGGACCCGCTGAGCGTGCTGCGCCCGGCGGCGATGCG
This genomic interval from Streptomyces sp. NBC_00557 contains the following:
- a CDS encoding metallophosphoesterase family protein, with translation MRILHLSDTHLDRSGGPDEDGADGTAALVRLLGELGQLDDLDAVVVTGDVADDGSHEAYTRAHDLLSGYASRRGANVFYTTGNHDERTAFADVLGSGHVQPEVVYEGAAGERAAATTVHGWRLITLDTLVPGKGYGRLDAGQLNWLRELLASPAPLGTVLAFHHPPVALDVDVQRALGLHNSAELAEAIRGTDVQLILCGHFHLQILARLEQATVWVTPGVVSRIDLTARPGTERAVHGPSASLVHLGAPHGPLIHTLHARDPRMGETVYEADEEEMRDVIERLGPSPAVPD
- a CDS encoding SH3 domain-containing protein: MNRRLTLRSIGPAALAMAAAAALTVTTAPAAHAVGENPKCTVNWANFQATVSRNGWNLRTGPSTAYASRGYLFRGDKLTVLCSRGSWDYSQLSQRSKSGIPKGTRGWVREDGLAHLGG
- a CDS encoding MFS transporter, with the protein product MAHAQVGDAPRTTTAFDLASQPPPPRIQAGTAKPPRTAPTFRAVLRHRSCGRLLIASVAGRMALGMVPVALILTAQRDGHSLATAGLLAALYGLCPALGLPLLGRLADQRGLPLPCHLGAALVTTALGCLALAGTSHLPLAAVCVVLAGAGCPPLEGALRSLWPTVLPDAAHVRTAYTLDSSTQEIVYVAGPALAVATATCLSPAAALALAAALTLAGSLTFATARPARTWRAVPRPRDPLSVLRPAAMRPLLIALVFLGSTVGALDVAAIAVAGRQGASWLAGALPAAFSAAGLLGGVLFARFQPATAPRPRHLLWLAAVFAAGWLPLLAPLPAPAVLTLTLLPGAMFVPLLTVASLTVTALAPPGTSTEAVGWMSSAIRLGVAGGTALAGPLGGHFTLPLTAAAVCTLLLTPRPAPAAASAAA